In Acidobacteriota bacterium, the DNA window TTGCCCTTGCGGTGCCGGCGGATCCCGGCCCAGTCGCTTTCAGCGGCAATCGAAACCCTCATCTAGCTTGGACCGAGGTACCGACGGGCACGGGTTCGTTTGTCGTGACGTGTATCGACCATGACTGTCCCAGCGAACCCGACGACGTGAACCAACCCGACAGAGAGGTGCCTTCACTACTCGCACGCGTCGACTTCACGCACTGGCTACTCGCCAACATCCCTGCGTCGGTTGTCGAGATCTCCGAAGGCGCTCACTCCGATGGGGTTACCGAGCGTGGTAAGGCGGCTGACGCGGCGCCCATCGGTGTCCACGGCCAGAACGACTACACAGGCTGGTTTGCAGGAGACCCCGATCTCGAAGGACACTGGAACGGTTACGACGGAAGCGCACCGCCGTGGAACGACTCAATTGTGCATCACTACGAGTTCACCGTATTTGCGCTCGACGTCGAGGCGCTTCACCTGGACCCCGGGTTC includes these proteins:
- a CDS encoding YbhB/YbcL family Raf kinase inhibitor-like protein, with amino-acid sequence MKLTSSSFTDGGKIPPALALAVPADPGPVAFSGNRNPHLAWTEVPTGTGSFVVTCIDHDCPSEPDDVNQPDREVPSLLARVDFTHWLLANIPASVVEISEGAHSDGVTERGKAADAAPIGVHGQNDYTGWFAGDPDLEGHWNGYDGSAPPWNDSIVHHYEFTVFALDVEALHLDPGFTRDELREAMKGHILDRSSMIGLYSSNPRLH